One genomic segment of Priestia megaterium includes these proteins:
- the hutH gene encoding histidine ammonia-lyase, with translation MIEVRETKVVIEDNLTIKDLVAVARHHASLELSEKRKKCIIQARKLVERFVEENQVIYGITTGVGENSKVRISTTESKEMQKKLIMSHACGVGEPLKPEQVRAIMVMMIQNFSQGYSGIRLETVEALIKLLNKGVTPIVPKEGSLGYLNHQAHISLVLLGMGEAKYKGIVMSGKEALQSIGISELELHEKEGLSLINGTVDMTGIGALAIYDAMNLLKSADIISMMSFEALRGTYYAFDPRISQVKLHPGQQKTTSNIHKIINGSKIAETFKEYRTQDALSIRSIPQVHGACKDAMNYAKEVVEREMNSATDNPLIFHEGEKGVAISSSNCHGEAVALAMDFLTIAISELANISERRVFRLLSPQHSELPPFLVEKSGVNSGYMISQYVAAALVSDNKVYSHPSSVDSIPTTAGQEDHVSMGTSAALKALKVISNTEKVLGIELMCSAQGLDFLKPLESGMGTEAAYQLLRQYVSPLEDDRVISEDINQSENLVHTGALVKQVEIQIGELQV, from the coding sequence TTGATTGAAGTAAGAGAAACGAAAGTAGTAATTGAAGACAACCTTACCATTAAGGATCTGGTAGCAGTAGCAAGGCATCATGCTTCTCTAGAACTCTCTGAGAAAAGGAAGAAGTGTATTATTCAAGCAAGGAAATTAGTAGAGAGATTTGTAGAAGAGAATCAAGTTATCTATGGAATTACGACAGGTGTAGGAGAAAATTCAAAAGTTAGAATTTCAACAACCGAGTCTAAAGAAATGCAAAAAAAATTAATCATGAGCCATGCTTGTGGGGTAGGCGAGCCGTTAAAACCAGAACAGGTCAGAGCTATTATGGTTATGATGATTCAAAACTTTTCACAAGGTTATTCAGGCATAAGACTAGAAACAGTGGAGGCTTTAATTAAACTATTAAATAAAGGAGTTACACCGATTGTTCCTAAAGAAGGATCTTTAGGTTATTTAAATCATCAGGCTCATATTAGTTTAGTTCTTCTTGGAATGGGTGAAGCGAAATACAAAGGGATAGTCATGAGTGGAAAAGAAGCTCTTCAGTCCATAGGTATTTCTGAACTTGAATTGCATGAAAAGGAAGGACTTTCTCTTATTAATGGAACGGTTGATATGACAGGGATTGGAGCCTTAGCAATTTATGATGCTATGAATTTGCTTAAATCTGCTGACATTATATCTATGATGAGTTTTGAGGCTTTGCGTGGAACCTACTATGCATTCGATCCAAGAATTAGCCAAGTGAAGCTTCATCCAGGACAACAAAAAACAACTTCAAATATACATAAAATTATTAATGGAAGTAAAATTGCTGAGACATTTAAGGAGTATAGAACCCAAGATGCCTTAAGTATTCGATCAATTCCTCAAGTGCATGGAGCCTGTAAAGATGCTATGAATTATGCAAAGGAAGTGGTGGAGAGGGAAATGAATTCAGCAACTGATAATCCTCTGATTTTTCATGAAGGAGAAAAAGGGGTTGCTATATCTTCTTCCAATTGTCATGGTGAAGCAGTAGCTTTAGCTATGGATTTTTTAACAATTGCTATCTCGGAGTTAGCAAATATTTCTGAAAGAAGGGTTTTTCGACTTTTATCCCCTCAGCATAGTGAATTACCTCCTTTCTTAGTTGAGAAGAGTGGGGTGAATTCAGGGTATATGATCTCACAATATGTGGCGGCAGCATTAGTCTCTGATAATAAGGTATATTCCCATCCATCTTCAGTCGATTCGATCCCTACAACAGCAGGACAGGAAGACCATGTAAGTATGGGAACATCTGCTGCTTTGAAAGCGTTGAAGGTTATTTCGAATACAGAGAAAGTCCTTGGAATTGAGTTGATGTGCAGTGCCCAAGGTTTAGATTTTCTAAAGCCTTTAGAATCAGGAATGGGTACAGAAGCTGCATATCAATTACTTCGACAATACGTTTCGCCACTAGAAGATGACCGAGTCATATCAGAAGATATAAACCAATCGGAAAATTTAGTCCATACAGGAGCACTGGTTAAACAGGTAGAGATACAAATAGGAGAGTTGCAAGTCTAA
- a CDS encoding MFS transporter, with protein sequence MAEHKFKMDDAPLNKFHLKITALTFGSNFTDGYALGIIGIALALIGPEMKLNSMWEGLIGSSALIGLFLGSLVLGGLSDRVGRQKIYLFNFLVVAIASVLQLFVNGPVELFILRLIIGFALGGDYAVGSTLLAEFAPRKYRGILLASLNVLWTVGYVAATIVGHYLGSNDNESWRWMLATSAIPAIIVLLLRIGTPESPRWLISMGRNEEARQIVKKYIGVNAEIDEKITEHQQNQGYLSLFNKQIWKRTTFGGIFYVCIVIPYFAIYTFLPSILKSMGLSENFTVDLWLNIFLIVGSLVGLWLMEKLSRRSFTIGTFALMTISLFMLSILQRPDILLITLFLMFTFIISAASNLTLTYPAELFPTEIRGSGVGFLTAFSRIGSAVGTFLLPLSLNNMGLGATMIGMSAILLLGTIVSIMWAPETKSLSLSEASNPLEDNPLHVEDKTTLNSMNRKA encoded by the coding sequence ATGGCGGAACACAAATTTAAAATGGATGATGCTCCACTTAATAAGTTTCATTTAAAGATTACTGCACTTACTTTTGGGTCTAATTTTACCGATGGTTATGCTCTTGGTATTATTGGTATAGCTCTTGCTCTAATTGGACCAGAAATGAAACTTAATTCCATGTGGGAAGGACTAATAGGCAGCTCAGCTTTAATTGGCCTCTTCTTAGGAAGTCTAGTGCTTGGAGGGTTATCCGATCGTGTAGGTAGACAGAAAATATATCTGTTTAATTTTCTAGTAGTTGCTATTGCCTCTGTTCTACAGTTATTCGTAAATGGTCCAGTAGAGCTATTTATTTTGCGTCTAATAATAGGATTTGCTCTAGGAGGTGATTATGCCGTAGGCTCAACCTTACTTGCAGAATTTGCGCCTAGAAAATACCGGGGTATCTTACTAGCTTCTTTAAATGTGCTCTGGACAGTTGGGTATGTTGCTGCGACCATAGTCGGCCACTATTTAGGCTCAAATGACAACGAATCATGGCGGTGGATGCTTGCTACATCGGCAATTCCTGCAATTATCGTACTGCTATTAAGAATTGGTACACCTGAATCACCAAGATGGCTTATTAGCATGGGACGTAATGAAGAGGCACGCCAGATTGTTAAAAAATACATTGGGGTAAACGCAGAAATTGATGAAAAGATAACAGAGCATCAGCAAAACCAAGGATATCTATCACTTTTTAACAAACAAATTTGGAAGCGCACTACTTTTGGAGGAATATTTTATGTTTGCATTGTTATTCCTTATTTTGCTATTTATACCTTTTTGCCTTCAATATTAAAAAGCATGGGATTATCTGAAAATTTCACAGTAGACCTTTGGCTAAATATATTTCTAATTGTTGGATCGTTGGTTGGACTTTGGCTTATGGAAAAACTTTCTCGGAGAAGTTTTACCATTGGAACGTTTGCATTGATGACCATAAGTTTATTTATGCTGAGTATTTTACAGAGGCCTGATATTTTACTTATCACTTTGTTTTTAATGTTTACTTTCATTATATCAGCAGCTTCGAATCTAACATTGACATATCCTGCCGAACTATTTCCAACTGAAATACGCGGGTCGGGAGTAGGTTTTTTGACAGCTTTCAGCCGGATCGGATCTGCTGTTGGAACGTTTCTGCTGCCTTTAAGCTTAAATAATATGGGATTAGGTGCAACAATGATCGGAATGTCTGCGATTTTATTATTAGGTACTATTGTTTCAATTATGTGGGCGCCTGAAACAAAATCTCTTTCTCTAAGTGAAGCAAGTAATCCTTTAGAAGATAACCCTTTACATGTAGAAGATAAGACAACTCTAAACTCTATGAATCGTAAAGCTTAA
- a CDS encoding MFS transporter: MKNNYRYFIIFMIVIITIINYIDRGALSYAQAEIIQEFNLNPVSWGAILGYFGYGYIFGALFGGALADKKGPKFMWILAGTTWSIFEIGTIFAGHLGAAFFGGSALAGFAVFRVLFGLAEGPTLSTMNRTMANWVSPKEKGFSVALGLVGTPIGALVTAPIVVGLLTFTNWKVTFIILGLLGFVWVLIWRKIFTNLPEDHPRVSKIELQKIRSIDSLIKGESQLEKTNSKNVPWYYFFKNPTLVMNAIGYFAFLYVNILLLTWTPKYLQDEFNYSLASLSYIGMIPWVGAIITGLVGGKISDKLREKTGNLRIARSWFTVVCLFFTAICFMLIPTVGSATSVLLLMCIGNAFNYLPNSIYWTVVLDTEPNKAGTFGGVTHFIANLATIIAPTLTGSLVAAHGYNAMFTAAAIAVIIGMVSMIFVKPGQRSHISDMHNEENIIL; encoded by the coding sequence CTGAAATTATTCAAGAATTCAACTTAAATCCAGTAAGCTGGGGAGCAATTTTGGGGTATTTTGGCTATGGTTATATTTTCGGTGCACTATTCGGAGGAGCGTTGGCAGATAAGAAAGGTCCTAAGTTTATGTGGATTCTTGCTGGAACCACATGGTCTATATTTGAAATTGGGACAATATTTGCTGGTCACTTAGGTGCAGCGTTCTTTGGGGGTTCTGCATTAGCTGGTTTTGCGGTATTTCGTGTTTTGTTTGGACTGGCTGAAGGACCTACTTTATCTACAATGAACCGAACGATGGCAAATTGGGTATCTCCAAAAGAAAAAGGTTTTTCTGTAGCACTTGGCTTAGTTGGAACTCCAATTGGAGCATTAGTCACCGCACCTATCGTAGTGGGCCTTTTAACGTTTACTAATTGGAAGGTAACATTTATTATTCTTGGTCTGTTGGGTTTTGTTTGGGTATTAATATGGAGAAAAATATTCACAAATTTACCTGAAGATCATCCGAGAGTTTCAAAAATTGAACTTCAAAAAATTCGAAGTATAGATAGTTTAATAAAAGGTGAATCACAATTAGAAAAAACAAATTCCAAAAATGTTCCTTGGTATTATTTTTTTAAAAACCCTACATTAGTAATGAATGCCATTGGGTACTTTGCATTTTTGTATGTCAATATTCTATTACTAACTTGGACTCCAAAATATTTGCAAGATGAATTTAACTATTCTTTAGCATCTCTTTCATATATAGGTATGATTCCATGGGTAGGTGCTATTATTACAGGATTAGTAGGAGGGAAAATTTCGGATAAGTTACGTGAGAAAACTGGAAATTTACGTATAGCCAGATCCTGGTTCACAGTAGTTTGCTTATTTTTTACAGCTATTTGTTTTATGCTAATCCCCACGGTTGGAAGTGCGACCTCAGTACTTTTATTAATGTGTATAGGTAATGCCTTTAATTACCTACCCAATTCGATCTATTGGACAGTTGTTCTTGATACAGAGCCTAATAAAGCAGGGACTTTTGGGGGAGTAACTCATTTTATTGCGAACCTGGCTACTATTATTGCGCCTACACTAACAGGAAGCCTTGTTGCGGCACATGGATATAATGCTATGTTTACTGCTGCTGCCATTGCTGTAATAATTGGAATGGTATCTATGATATTTGTAAAACCAGGACAACGAAGTCATATATCGGATATGCATAATGAGGAAAATATCATATTATAG